A single genomic interval of Tsukamurella paurometabola harbors:
- a CDS encoding SDR family NAD(P)-dependent oxidoreductase, which yields MPGFEPKDKGVVVTGAGNGIGAALARELAARGARVVVADLDADGAARTVDRIAAAGGIAYAAPGDAASEEGVAALVATARRELGAIDAWYANAGVDRGRGLDTPESEWALSLDVNVMAHVRAARLLVPGWLESGGGRFVVTASAAGLLTMLGAPAYSVTKHAAVAFAEWLSATYRHRGVVVQAICPQGVKTGMLERSGELEELLSRDSALTPEQVATTAADALAGDEFLILPHPEVAGYYSVRATATDKWLHGMNKLQQRLETKEGDR from the coding sequence GTGCCCGGCTTCGAACCGAAGGACAAGGGCGTCGTCGTCACGGGCGCCGGCAACGGCATCGGCGCCGCGCTCGCCCGCGAGCTCGCCGCGCGCGGTGCCCGCGTCGTCGTCGCCGACCTCGATGCCGACGGTGCCGCGCGGACCGTCGACCGGATCGCCGCCGCGGGTGGCATCGCGTACGCGGCCCCCGGCGACGCCGCCTCCGAGGAGGGCGTGGCCGCGCTCGTCGCGACCGCGCGCCGCGAACTCGGCGCGATCGACGCCTGGTACGCCAACGCCGGCGTCGATCGCGGCCGTGGCCTCGACACCCCCGAGTCCGAGTGGGCATTGTCGCTCGACGTCAACGTGATGGCGCACGTGCGCGCCGCCCGCCTGCTCGTCCCCGGGTGGCTCGAGTCCGGCGGCGGCCGGTTCGTCGTGACCGCGTCCGCGGCGGGACTGCTCACGATGCTCGGCGCGCCCGCGTACTCGGTGACCAAGCACGCCGCCGTCGCCTTCGCCGAATGGCTCTCCGCGACCTACCGGCACCGCGGCGTGGTCGTCCAGGCGATCTGCCCGCAGGGCGTGAAGACCGGCATGCTCGAGCGCTCCGGCGAACTGGAGGAGCTGCTCAGCCGCGACTCCGCGCTCACGCCCGAACAGGTCGCGACCACCGCCGCCGACGCGCTCGCCGGCGACGAGTTCCTGATCCTCCCGCACCCCGAGGTGGCGGGCTACTACTCCGTCCGCGCGACGGCGACCGACAAGTGGCTGCACGGCATGAACAAGCTGCAGCAGCGACTCGAGACGAAGGAGGGCGACCGATGA
- a CDS encoding SDR family oxidoreductase, which produces MTQRIAIVTGAARGIGAEVARRLASDGHAVAVLDLDEAACQVVADEITAAGGRAIGVGVDVSDEEKVEAAVTRVAEELGPPTILINNAGIIRDNLLFKMTVSDWDAVMGVHLRGAFLMSREVQKYQTQEKWGRIVNLSSTSALGNRGQANYSAAKAGMQGFTKTLALELGRFGVTANAIAPGFIATDMTAATAERIGISFEDFKTAAAKEIPVQRVGLPADIAHTASFFASEGAGFVSGQVVYVAGGPKD; this is translated from the coding sequence ATGACCCAGCGCATCGCCATCGTGACCGGAGCCGCCCGCGGCATCGGCGCCGAGGTGGCCCGCCGCCTCGCCTCCGACGGGCACGCCGTCGCCGTCCTCGACCTCGACGAGGCCGCCTGCCAGGTGGTCGCCGACGAGATCACCGCCGCGGGCGGCCGCGCCATCGGCGTGGGCGTGGACGTCTCCGACGAGGAGAAGGTCGAGGCGGCCGTCACCCGCGTCGCGGAGGAACTCGGGCCCCCGACCATCCTGATCAACAACGCCGGCATCATCCGAGACAACCTGCTGTTCAAGATGACCGTCTCCGACTGGGACGCCGTGATGGGCGTGCACCTGCGCGGCGCCTTCCTGATGTCACGCGAGGTGCAGAAGTACCAGACCCAGGAGAAGTGGGGTCGCATCGTCAACCTGTCGTCGACCTCGGCGCTGGGCAACCGCGGCCAGGCGAACTACTCGGCGGCGAAGGCCGGCATGCAGGGCTTCACCAAGACCCTCGCGCTCGAGCTGGGGCGGTTCGGCGTCACCGCGAACGCGATCGCCCCCGGCTTCATCGCGACGGACATGACCGCCGCGACGGCCGAGCGGATCGGGATCTCTTTCGAGGACTTCAAGACCGCCGCCGCCAAGGAGATCCCGGTGCAGCGGGTCGGCCTGCCCGCCGACATCGCGCACACCGCGAGCTTCTTCGCCAGCGAGGGCGCCGGATTCGTCTCCGGACAGGTGGTCTACGTGGCCGGCGGGCCCAAGGACTAG
- a CDS encoding acyl-CoA dehydrogenase family protein, which translates to MTAPGPEELARRVDDFLAAYPPATTDPLEFLRARYDAGLAWVAYPEGRGGLGLSRSLQQAVDARFAAAGAPDNRSRVNGIGLGMAAPTILAFGTQEQIDRFLRPLWTGEEIWCQLFSEPGAGSDLAGLATRAVRDGDDWVVTGQKVWTSGAHNAQWAILVARTDPEQPKHKGLTYFLCDMSDPGIDVRPLRQITGEAEFNEVFLEGVRIPDAHRLGAVGQGWQVANATLNNERVAIGGRASQREDGMIGVVARTWRDRPELRTPDLHDDLLRLWVDSEVARVTALRLGQKLASGQPGPEGAAMKLSFARLNQKLSGLELELLGEDGLRYGDWTMVRPDRVDFYGRDAGYRYLRAKGNSIEGGTSEILKNIVAERVLGLPPEHRVDKDLPWKDVPK; encoded by the coding sequence GTGACGGCGCCGGGCCCGGAGGAGCTCGCCCGGCGCGTCGACGACTTCCTCGCGGCGTACCCGCCCGCCACGACCGACCCGCTCGAGTTCCTCCGCGCCCGGTACGACGCGGGTCTCGCCTGGGTCGCCTATCCCGAGGGCCGCGGCGGCCTGGGCCTGTCGCGATCGCTGCAGCAGGCCGTCGATGCCCGCTTCGCCGCCGCGGGCGCGCCCGACAATCGCAGTCGTGTCAACGGGATCGGGCTCGGGATGGCGGCGCCGACGATCCTCGCCTTCGGTACGCAGGAGCAGATCGACCGATTCCTGCGCCCGCTGTGGACCGGCGAGGAGATCTGGTGCCAGCTGTTCAGCGAGCCCGGCGCCGGATCCGACCTGGCGGGCCTGGCGACCCGCGCCGTTCGCGACGGGGACGACTGGGTGGTAACGGGGCAGAAGGTGTGGACCTCGGGCGCGCACAACGCGCAGTGGGCGATCCTCGTGGCCCGGACCGATCCCGAGCAGCCGAAGCACAAGGGGCTCACGTACTTCCTGTGCGACATGTCGGACCCGGGTATCGACGTGCGGCCACTGCGACAGATCACCGGGGAGGCCGAGTTCAACGAGGTCTTCCTCGAGGGCGTGCGCATCCCCGACGCTCACCGCCTGGGCGCGGTCGGCCAGGGCTGGCAGGTCGCCAACGCGACTCTCAACAACGAGCGGGTCGCGATCGGCGGCCGCGCGTCGCAGCGCGAGGACGGCATGATCGGTGTCGTCGCGAGGACCTGGCGCGACCGGCCCGAGCTGCGCACGCCGGACCTCCACGACGACCTGCTCCGCCTCTGGGTGGACAGCGAGGTCGCCCGGGTCACGGCCCTGCGCCTCGGGCAGAAGCTCGCCTCCGGGCAGCCCGGCCCCGAGGGCGCGGCGATGAAGCTGTCCTTCGCCCGCCTCAACCAGAAGCTCTCCGGCCTCGAGCTGGAACTGCTCGGCGAGGATGGACTGCGGTACGGCGACTGGACGATGGTCCGCCCCGACCGGGTGGACTTCTACGGTCGCGACGCCGGGTACCGCTACCTGCGCGCCAAGGGCAATTCGATCGAGGGCGGGACCTCGGAGATCCTCAAGAACATCGTGGCGGAGCGCGTGCTGGGCCTCCCGCCGGAACACCGGGTCGACAAGGACCTGCCGTGGAAGGACGTGCCGAAGTGA
- a CDS encoding HAD family hydrolase, with translation MTAAAAAETRVDAVLFDYGGVLTAPMRHSIEAWIAEEGIEPESFTATLKAWLGRDAEAGSPIHRLETGELPEAEFDAVFAAALRTRTGAPVDPDGVLRRMFARIQEDPAMWRLAADLRAAGVPVAIVSNSWGGGNLYPRERLAALFAPVIISEEVGLRKPDPAIFRLALERLGVRPERAAFIDDATPNVDGAAALGIHAIHHIDAGTTRAALRGLVPALAETPIHL, from the coding sequence GTGACGGCGGCCGCAGCGGCCGAGACCCGGGTCGACGCGGTGCTCTTCGACTACGGCGGCGTCCTCACCGCGCCGATGCGGCACAGCATCGAAGCGTGGATCGCCGAGGAGGGCATCGAACCGGAGAGCTTCACCGCAACCCTCAAGGCCTGGCTGGGCCGCGACGCGGAGGCGGGCAGCCCGATCCACCGGCTCGAAACCGGGGAACTCCCGGAGGCCGAGTTCGACGCCGTGTTCGCCGCGGCGCTGCGCACCCGGACAGGCGCGCCCGTCGACCCCGACGGCGTGCTCCGCCGGATGTTCGCCCGGATCCAGGAGGACCCGGCGATGTGGCGGCTGGCCGCCGACCTGCGTGCGGCGGGCGTACCGGTGGCGATCGTCTCGAACAGCTGGGGTGGCGGGAATCTGTACCCGCGTGAGCGTCTCGCGGCGCTGTTCGCGCCGGTGATCATCTCGGAGGAGGTGGGACTGCGCAAGCCGGACCCCGCCATCTTCCGGCTCGCCCTCGAGCGGCTCGGTGTGCGCCCCGAGCGCGCCGCCTTCATCGACGACGCGACACCGAACGTCGACGGTGCCGCCGCTCTCGGCATCCACGCCATCCATCACATCGATGCGGGCACCACCCGCGCGGCGCTGCGCGGGCTCGTCCCCGCGCTCGCCGAGACCCCCATCCACCTCTGA
- a CDS encoding acyl-CoA dehydrogenase family protein, producing the protein MSFTPQLLSSDIEDDLRAAVRDLLDRRVAPSDLIAAYDGAPAPGLQAELAEMGVTGLLVPEELGGAGAGAAVAGVVAEELGSACAAGDFLTSSIAASVAVAAGARDLAGQLAAGARTAALVVPFSVDPHGPLAGFPVAGDTITARSVAGALGADVLLALGDDGALYEFAATEVRIDPVSSLDMTRQVADVTFDGARGAVLAADGAAAVRAGLLTGTALLAAEQAGVARWCVASTVEYLKQRKQFGRVVGGFQALKHRLAELYADAESAAAAARSATVTLAELGPEESDTVIAVSVAAAYCSDLAVRAAEEAVQLHGGIGMTWEAPVHLYLKRAKADQIGFGTPGRHRAALAGLIDLPA; encoded by the coding sequence GTGAGCTTCACCCCACAGCTGCTCAGCAGCGACATCGAGGACGACCTCCGCGCCGCCGTCCGCGACCTGCTCGACCGGCGCGTGGCACCGTCGGACCTGATCGCCGCCTACGACGGCGCTCCGGCCCCCGGATTGCAGGCGGAGCTCGCGGAGATGGGCGTGACGGGCCTACTGGTCCCCGAGGAACTGGGCGGCGCCGGGGCGGGCGCTGCGGTCGCGGGCGTCGTCGCCGAGGAACTCGGCTCCGCCTGCGCGGCGGGGGACTTCCTCACGTCGTCGATCGCGGCGTCGGTCGCGGTCGCGGCCGGCGCGCGCGACCTCGCCGGGCAGCTGGCGGCGGGCGCACGGACGGCCGCGCTCGTCGTTCCCTTCTCCGTCGATCCACACGGACCGCTGGCGGGCTTTCCGGTGGCGGGGGACACGATCACCGCACGATCGGTGGCGGGCGCGCTCGGCGCGGACGTGCTGTTGGCGCTCGGAGACGACGGCGCCCTTTACGAGTTCGCAGCCACGGAGGTCCGGATCGACCCCGTGTCGTCGCTGGACATGACCCGGCAGGTGGCGGACGTGACGTTCGACGGTGCCCGGGGCGCGGTGCTCGCCGCCGACGGTGCCGCCGCGGTCCGTGCGGGCCTGCTCACCGGCACCGCGCTGCTCGCCGCCGAGCAGGCGGGCGTGGCGCGCTGGTGCGTCGCCAGCACCGTCGAGTACCTGAAGCAGCGCAAGCAGTTCGGGCGCGTCGTGGGCGGCTTCCAGGCGCTCAAGCATCGCCTGGCGGAGCTGTACGCCGACGCGGAGTCCGCCGCCGCGGCGGCGCGTTCGGCGACCGTGACGCTGGCCGAGCTGGGGCCGGAGGAGTCGGACACGGTGATCGCCGTGTCCGTGGCGGCCGCGTACTGCTCCGACCTCGCCGTCCGCGCGGCCGAGGAGGCGGTGCAACTGCACGGCGGCATCGGCATGACCTGGGAGGCGCCGGTGCACCTGTACCTCAAGCGCGCCAAAGCGGACCAGATCGGTTTCGGCACACCGGGGCGGCACCGCGCCGCGCTCGCGGGGCTGATCGACCTGCCCGCCTGA
- a CDS encoding phosphotransferase family protein encodes MAEQHPGLDLDVLGTWLPQHLQGAGSQLEAVLIAGGKSNLTYRITDGESSWILRRPPVGKLLPSAHDMGREYRMMSALGGTAVPVPVMYAYCDDPEVLGAPFYVMSEIDGVPYRRATELEALGADRTRAISERLVDTLVDLHHVDPASVGLGDFGRPEGFLGRQVQRWRKQFAAAHTRDLPKVDELYAALEARVPADSAPGIVHGDYRLDNVLVSPQDRPAAVVDWELATIGDSLTDLALMLVYGRLAKVSAGTVSDVSEAPGFLDEQQIIDRYAAGSDRDLGDFGFYIALSCFKLAGIVEGIHYRYVNGQTVGEGFAEAGEAVNPLLDAGLDALKEN; translated from the coding sequence ATGGCGGAGCAGCACCCGGGTCTCGACCTCGACGTCCTCGGGACGTGGCTTCCGCAGCACCTCCAGGGGGCGGGGTCGCAGCTCGAGGCCGTCCTCATCGCGGGCGGGAAGTCCAACCTCACCTATCGGATCACGGACGGCGAGTCGTCCTGGATCCTGCGTCGGCCCCCGGTCGGCAAGCTCCTGCCGTCCGCGCACGACATGGGTCGGGAGTACCGGATGATGTCGGCGCTGGGCGGCACCGCGGTCCCCGTCCCGGTGATGTACGCCTACTGCGACGACCCGGAGGTACTCGGTGCCCCGTTCTACGTGATGAGCGAGATCGACGGTGTGCCCTACCGCCGGGCGACGGAGCTCGAGGCGCTGGGCGCGGACCGCACCCGCGCCATCTCCGAACGACTCGTCGACACGCTCGTCGACCTGCATCACGTGGACCCGGCGAGCGTCGGCCTCGGCGATTTCGGCCGGCCGGAGGGCTTCCTGGGGCGACAGGTGCAGCGCTGGCGCAAGCAGTTCGCCGCCGCGCACACCCGGGACCTCCCGAAGGTCGACGAGCTGTACGCCGCGCTGGAGGCCCGGGTACCCGCGGATTCGGCGCCCGGCATCGTGCACGGCGACTACCGCCTCGACAACGTGCTGGTCTCGCCGCAGGACCGCCCCGCGGCCGTCGTCGACTGGGAACTCGCCACGATCGGCGACTCCCTCACGGACCTCGCCCTCATGCTCGTGTACGGCAGGCTGGCGAAGGTCTCCGCCGGCACCGTCAGCGACGTGAGCGAAGCGCCCGGCTTCCTCGACGAGCAGCAGATCATCGACCGATACGCCGCCGGATCCGACCGGGACCTCGGCGATTTCGGCTTCTACATCGCCCTCTCCTGCTTCAAGCTGGCAGGCATCGTCGAGGGCATCCACTACCGCTACGTCAACGGCCAGACCGTCGGCGAGGGCTTCGCGGAGGCGGGGGAGGCAGTGAATCCGCTGCTCGACGCCGGCCTCGACGCACTGAAGGAGAACTGA
- a CDS encoding NADPH:quinone oxidoreductase family protein — translation MRAWQVQELGEPLAVLREVDAPTPDPGPGQLTVRTLATAANFPDVLMCRGLYQVKPDLPFTPGVELCGEVVAVGEGVDGFSVGQRVLGGSALPHGGFAEYAVLNAAQAFPAPASLDDAQASSLFIGYQTGWFGLHRRAHLRAGETLLVHAAAGGVGSAAVQLGKAAGAKVIGVVGGPEKAEVARALGADVVVDRRTEDFVEVVKAETGGRGADVVYDPVGGETYKRSTKCIAFEGRILVVGFAGGTIQEVALNHALIKNYSIVGLHWGLYNAFDPAAVQQCHTELTALADQGLVNPLVSERLAFDAVPDGLQRLGDGTTVGRVVYQAAQ, via the coding sequence ATGAGGGCCTGGCAGGTGCAGGAGCTGGGGGAGCCGCTCGCGGTGCTCCGCGAGGTCGACGCCCCGACGCCCGACCCGGGGCCCGGACAGCTCACCGTCCGCACGCTCGCGACCGCGGCGAACTTCCCCGACGTGCTCATGTGCCGCGGCCTGTACCAGGTCAAGCCGGACCTGCCGTTCACGCCCGGTGTCGAGCTGTGCGGCGAGGTCGTCGCCGTCGGTGAGGGCGTCGACGGCTTCTCGGTGGGGCAACGCGTTCTGGGCGGGTCCGCGCTCCCGCACGGCGGGTTCGCCGAGTACGCGGTCCTGAACGCGGCGCAGGCCTTCCCCGCGCCGGCGTCGCTCGACGATGCGCAGGCCTCGTCGCTGTTCATCGGCTACCAGACGGGCTGGTTCGGGCTGCACCGCCGCGCGCACCTGCGGGCCGGCGAGACGCTGCTGGTGCACGCCGCCGCCGGCGGCGTGGGCAGCGCGGCCGTCCAGCTCGGCAAGGCCGCCGGCGCGAAGGTCATCGGCGTGGTCGGCGGTCCGGAGAAGGCCGAGGTCGCTCGCGCTCTCGGCGCCGACGTCGTGGTCGACCGCCGCACCGAGGACTTCGTCGAGGTGGTCAAGGCCGAGACCGGTGGCCGCGGTGCCGACGTGGTCTACGACCCGGTCGGCGGCGAGACGTACAAGCGGTCCACCAAGTGCATCGCCTTCGAGGGCCGGATCCTCGTGGTCGGCTTCGCCGGTGGCACCATCCAGGAGGTCGCCCTCAATCACGCTCTGATCAAGAACTACTCGATCGTCGGCCTGCACTGGGGCCTCTACAACGCCTTCGACCCGGCTGCGGTACAGCAGTGCCACACGGAGCTCACGGCCCTCGCCGATCAGGGGCTCGTGAATCCGCTGGTCAGCGAGAGGCTCGCCTTCGATGCCGTGCCGGACGGCCTGCAGCGTCTCGGCGACGGCACGACGGTGGGCCGCGTGGTCTACCAGGCGGCGCAGTGA
- a CDS encoding acyl-CoA dehydrogenase family protein produces the protein MDFAYDARTTELIGQVNDFMDSHVYPAEETFHRQLSELDDRWAWDSVPVLHELRAEARSRGFWNFFLPGANGAGLTNLQYAPLAEISGRSLHLAPAVFNCAAPDTGNMEVLNEFGTAEQKERWLTPLLNGEIRSAFAMTEPDVASSDATNIGLSIVRDGDDYVINGRKWWITGAMNPNCKIFIVMGKTAPDAERHRQQSQILVPRDTPGLEVLRGMEVFGYDDHSHGGHAELRFTDVRVPASNLIAEEGDGFAIAQARLGPGRIHHCMRSIGVAERAVELMCDRVSGRIAFGKPLSEQGVIRDWIAESRVRIEQLRLLVLKTAWLMDTVGNRGAHTEIQAIKIATPQTVQWILDKAIQAHGAGGLSQDFPLAEYYAGIRTLRFADGPDEVHKNSLARAELKKRAAAK, from the coding sequence ATGGATTTCGCGTACGACGCCAGGACCACGGAGTTGATCGGACAGGTCAACGACTTCATGGACAGTCACGTCTATCCGGCGGAGGAGACCTTCCACCGGCAGTTGTCGGAGCTGGACGACCGCTGGGCGTGGGACAGCGTCCCCGTCCTGCACGAACTGCGCGCCGAGGCGCGTAGCCGCGGCTTCTGGAACTTCTTCCTCCCCGGCGCGAACGGTGCCGGGCTGACCAACCTGCAGTACGCGCCGCTCGCCGAGATCTCGGGTCGTAGCCTGCATCTGGCGCCCGCGGTGTTCAACTGCGCCGCACCGGACACGGGGAACATGGAGGTGCTCAACGAGTTCGGCACCGCGGAGCAGAAGGAGCGGTGGCTCACGCCGCTGCTGAACGGTGAGATCCGTTCCGCCTTCGCCATGACCGAGCCCGACGTCGCCAGCTCCGACGCCACCAACATCGGCCTGTCGATCGTCCGCGACGGTGACGACTACGTGATCAACGGCCGCAAGTGGTGGATCACGGGCGCCATGAACCCCAACTGCAAGATCTTCATCGTCATGGGCAAGACCGCCCCCGATGCGGAGCGCCACCGCCAGCAGTCGCAGATCCTCGTGCCGCGGGACACCCCCGGCCTCGAGGTGCTGCGCGGCATGGAGGTCTTCGGCTACGACGACCACAGCCACGGCGGCCACGCGGAGCTTCGGTTCACCGACGTGCGCGTGCCGGCGAGCAATCTCATCGCGGAGGAGGGCGACGGCTTCGCGATCGCGCAGGCCCGCCTCGGGCCCGGCCGCATCCATCACTGCATGCGCTCGATCGGCGTGGCCGAGCGCGCGGTCGAGCTGATGTGCGACCGGGTGTCGGGGCGCATCGCATTCGGCAAGCCGCTGTCCGAGCAGGGCGTGATCCGCGACTGGATCGCCGAGTCGCGCGTCCGGATCGAGCAGCTGCGCCTGCTGGTGCTCAAGACCGCGTGGCTCATGGACACGGTGGGGAACCGCGGTGCGCACACCGAGATCCAGGCGATCAAGATCGCCACCCCGCAGACGGTCCAGTGGATCCTGGACAAGGCGATCCAGGCCCACGGTGCCGGCGGCCTGTCCCAGGACTTCCCGCTGGCCGAGTACTACGCGGGGATCCGCACGCTGCGCTTCGCCGACGGTCCGGACGAGGTGCACAAGAACTCGCTCGCCCGCGCCGAGCTCAAGAAGCGGGCGGCGGCGAAGTGA
- a CDS encoding acetyl-CoA C-acetyltransferase encodes MPEAVIVSTARSPIGRAAKGSLKEARPDDLSVQMVQAALAKVPGLDPREIDDLMFGCGQPAGESGFNIARVIAVEAGLDHLPGVTVNRYCSSSLQTTRMAFHAIKAGEGDVFISGGVETVSRYIKGNADGLPDTKNPLFADAEARTATFAEGGRTWVDPRESGTLPDVYIAMGQTAENVAQFKNVSRRDQDEWGVRSQNRAEAAIASGFWEKDITPVTLADGTVVAKDDGPRAGVTYEGIAGLKPVFRPDGTVTAGNCCPLNDGAAAVVIMSDTKAKALGLTPLARIVSTGVTGLSPEIMGLGPVEASKQALQRAGLSIDDIDLMEVNEAFAAQVIPSVRDLGIDPDKVNVNGGAIAVGHPFGMTGARITSTLINSLQWHDKQFGLETMCVGGGQGMAMVIERLS; translated from the coding sequence ATGCCCGAAGCAGTCATCGTCTCCACCGCCCGATCGCCCATCGGGCGCGCAGCGAAGGGCTCGCTCAAGGAGGCCCGGCCCGACGACCTCTCGGTCCAGATGGTGCAGGCCGCGCTGGCCAAGGTGCCCGGGCTCGACCCTCGCGAGATCGACGACCTCATGTTCGGCTGCGGCCAGCCGGCCGGCGAGTCGGGCTTCAACATCGCCCGGGTGATCGCCGTCGAGGCCGGCCTCGACCATCTTCCGGGAGTCACCGTCAACCGTTACTGCAGCTCGAGCCTGCAGACCACCCGTATGGCCTTCCACGCCATCAAGGCGGGGGAGGGTGACGTGTTCATCTCCGGCGGTGTCGAGACCGTGAGCCGCTACATCAAGGGCAATGCCGACGGCCTGCCCGACACCAAGAACCCGCTCTTCGCCGACGCCGAGGCGCGCACCGCGACGTTCGCGGAGGGCGGTCGGACCTGGGTCGATCCGCGCGAGTCCGGCACCCTTCCGGACGTCTACATCGCGATGGGCCAGACCGCCGAGAACGTCGCGCAGTTCAAGAACGTCAGCCGCCGCGACCAGGACGAGTGGGGTGTCCGCAGCCAGAACCGTGCCGAGGCCGCCATCGCCTCGGGCTTCTGGGAGAAGGACATCACCCCGGTCACCCTCGCCGACGGCACCGTCGTCGCCAAGGACGACGGTCCGCGTGCCGGTGTCACCTACGAGGGCATCGCCGGTCTGAAGCCGGTCTTCCGCCCGGACGGCACCGTCACCGCCGGCAACTGCTGCCCGCTCAACGACGGCGCCGCCGCCGTGGTGATCATGTCCGACACGAAGGCCAAGGCCCTCGGTCTGACGCCGCTCGCGCGCATCGTCTCGACCGGCGTCACCGGCCTCTCGCCCGAGATCATGGGTCTGGGCCCCGTCGAGGCGTCGAAGCAGGCCCTTCAGCGCGCGGGCCTCTCCATCGACGACATCGACCTCATGGAGGTCAACGAGGCCTTCGCGGCCCAGGTGATCCCGTCGGTGCGCGACCTCGGCATCGACCCCGACAAGGTCAACGTCAACGGCGGTGCCATCGCCGTCGGCCATCCCTTCGGCATGACGGGCGCCCGCATCACCAGCACGCTCATCAATTCGCTGCAGTGGCACGACAAGCAGTTCGGCCTCGAGACCATGTGCGTCGGCGGCGGCCAGGGCATGGCGATGGTCATCGAGCGGCTCAGCTGA
- a CDS encoding SDR family oxidoreductase: MTRFAGKTAIVTGASRGIGLAIAQRLVADGAKVVITARKQEALDAAVAELGGAEVAVAVAGSGDDEAHQDRAIATAIDTFGSADFFVNNTGINPVYGPLMELDPAAARKIFEVNVLSTLSWTKKVYAAWQKEHGGAIVNVGSVAGLRPAPGIAFYGVSKAAVIHLTEELAVELGPDIRVNAVAPAVVKTRFATALYEGREEEVSAAYPLKRLGVPDDIGSVVAFLLSDDAAWMTGQTLTVDGGVLLTGGV; the protein is encoded by the coding sequence ATGACCCGATTCGCCGGGAAGACCGCGATCGTCACGGGAGCGAGCCGCGGCATCGGTCTCGCCATCGCGCAGCGGCTGGTGGCCGACGGCGCGAAGGTCGTCATCACGGCCCGCAAGCAGGAGGCGCTCGACGCCGCCGTCGCGGAGCTGGGCGGGGCCGAGGTGGCCGTGGCCGTCGCGGGCTCGGGGGACGACGAGGCGCACCAGGACCGGGCGATCGCCACGGCGATCGACACCTTCGGCAGCGCCGACTTCTTCGTCAACAACACCGGCATCAATCCGGTCTACGGCCCGCTCATGGAGCTCGATCCCGCGGCCGCCCGCAAGATCTTCGAGGTCAACGTGCTCTCCACGCTGTCCTGGACCAAGAAGGTGTACGCCGCCTGGCAGAAGGAGCACGGCGGCGCGATCGTCAACGTCGGCTCCGTCGCCGGCCTGCGCCCCGCGCCCGGCATCGCCTTCTACGGCGTCTCCAAGGCCGCGGTGATCCACCTCACCGAAGAGCTCGCCGTCGAGCTCGGCCCGGACATCCGCGTGAACGCGGTCGCCCCGGCCGTGGTCAAGACCCGCTTCGCCACCGCCCTGTACGAGGGCCGCGAGGAGGAGGTCTCCGCCGCCTACCCCCTCAAGCGTCTCGGTGTTCCGGACGACATCGGCTCGGTCGTCGCCTTCCTGCTCTCCGATGACGCCGCCTGGATGACCGGTCAGACGCTCACCGTCGACGGTGGCGTCCTGCTCACCGGCGGGGTGTAG
- a CDS encoding MaoC family dehydratase: MRVLNGLEELQAAVGEHLGYSDWVEIDQKRIDLFAEATGDHQWIHVDPEKAKAGPFGSTIAHGYLTLSLIPMLVWQIYTVEGTKMGVNYGSNKVRFPSPVPVGSRVRAGVELVSVIPGAGGQQVVARVTIEREGSDRPACVAETVSVVVF, translated from the coding sequence ATGCGGGTACTCAACGGGCTCGAGGAGCTGCAGGCGGCCGTGGGGGAGCACCTCGGCTACAGCGACTGGGTCGAGATCGACCAGAAGCGGATCGACCTGTTCGCGGAGGCCACGGGCGATCACCAGTGGATCCATGTGGATCCGGAGAAGGCCAAGGCCGGGCCGTTCGGCTCGACCATCGCGCACGGTTACCTCACCCTGTCGCTCATCCCCATGCTGGTGTGGCAGATCTACACCGTCGAGGGCACGAAGATGGGGGTCAACTACGGCAGCAACAAGGTCCGCTTCCCGTCGCCGGTGCCGGTCGGCTCCCGGGTCCGAGCCGGAGTCGAACTGGTCTCGGTCATCCCGGGCGCAGGCGGCCAGCAGGTCGTCGCGCGGGTCACCATCGAGCGCGAGGGCTCCGACCGCCCCGCATGCGTCGCCGAAACCGTCTCCGTGGTGGTCTTCTGA